In one window of Candidatus Woesearchaeota archaeon DNA:
- a CDS encoding YcaO-like family protein, translating into MKESLESKYVDFKFDSIKKEYDLDQDKAIHPKETYEFVFNRLNKVYPQTEYKLTKLSEGNFCVFSFGDEKQTAYGKGATLDQAKASAIMEYIERFSWINFNYKNNNSRQISFEDLSKEINLDSIEPVLNIEYSKKKEELKKLIKKIPLDWIPSYNIIKEEPSYYPINYNNAYQTSNGLASGNTKEETIMQALCELIERQNLDIFIKNFEKSKIELIEIENINNEVLTDLLKNIKKNNIDIYIINATMDIEVSTIIACGINKNKNEIDYGYIGYGYGTHANPIKAIIRAITEYIQMSAMAEKDTHSSFGIGGINKTGNWQYVLNIDIKKKLIDAKKSSHRFLPDYSRDNFKDELDEFKKIFEERNIDVFIIDKTHHLLKIPVYRLMIPKFSPGTIFSSINENDDLLMAKLYFQAGLFDEAKRYYEENFEDMFFTNTKAELEIFFQTYPHITEEMLRVSMNPQSLPIEAFLRPDYIKQQRFDIFKKDI; encoded by the coding sequence ATGAAAGAATCTCTTGAAAGCAAATATGTGGACTTCAAATTTGATTCAATAAAAAAAGAATATGATTTAGATCAAGACAAAGCAATTCATCCAAAAGAGACTTATGAGTTTGTGTTTAATAGATTAAACAAGGTTTATCCACAAACTGAATACAAATTAACAAAACTAAGTGAAGGAAATTTTTGTGTATTCTCATTTGGTGATGAAAAGCAAACTGCATATGGTAAAGGGGCAACATTAGACCAAGCAAAGGCAAGCGCTATAATGGAGTATATTGAGAGATTTTCATGGATAAATTTTAATTACAAAAATAATAATTCTAGACAAATAAGTTTTGAAGACTTATCAAAAGAAATAAATTTAGATTCAATAGAGCCAGTACTAAATATCGAGTATAGTAAAAAAAAAGAAGAACTAAAAAAACTAATTAAAAAAATTCCTCTTGATTGGATTCCTTCATATAATATAATAAAAGAAGAACCAAGTTATTATCCTATTAATTATAATAATGCGTATCAAACAAGTAATGGTCTTGCTTCTGGAAATACAAAAGAAGAAACAATAATGCAAGCATTATGTGAATTAATTGAAAGACAAAATTTGGACATATTCATTAAAAATTTCGAGAAATCAAAAATAGAATTAATTGAAATAGAAAACATCAATAATGAAGTATTAACTGATTTATTAAAAAATATTAAAAAGAATAATATTGATATCTATATAATAAATGCAACTATGGATATTGAAGTTTCAACAATTATTGCTTGTGGTATTAATAAAAATAAAAATGAAATAGATTATGGTTATATTGGTTATGGGTATGGAACTCACGCAAATCCTATAAAGGCAATAATTCGCGCAATAACTGAATATATACAAATGAGTGCTATGGCAGAAAAAGATACACATTCTTCATTTGGAATCGGCGGAATTAACAAAACAGGAAATTGGCAATATGTTCTAAATATTGATATTAAAAAAAAACTTATTGATGCAAAAAAATCTTCACATAGATTTTTACCAGATTATTCAAGAGATAATTTTAAAGATGAGTTGGATGAATTTAAAAAAATCTTCGAAGAAAGAAATATTGATGTTTTTATAATTGATAAAACTCATCATCTATTAAAAATTCCAGTATACAGACTAATGATTCCTAAATTTTCTCCAGGAACTATATTCTCTTCAATAAATGAAAATGATGATTTATTAATGGCTAAACTGTACTTTCAAGCAGGATTATTTGATGAAGCAAAAAGATATTATGAGGAAAATTTCGAAGATATGTTCTTTACTAATACTAAAGCAGAACTGGAGATATTTTTTCAAACATATCCACATATAACTGAAGAAATGTTAAGAGTTTCAATGAATCCACAATCATTACCTATTGAAGCATTTTTAAGACCTGATTACATAAAACAACAAAGATTTGATATTTTTAAGAAAGATATTTGA